The following coding sequences are from one Candidatus Syntrophosphaera sp. window:
- a CDS encoding ferritin family protein, which yields MTQKQELLASIKKAMQGEKDSVTLYENAAAHATDAEVKDFFTSRREEERLHYNYLLNYYQQISGDLQPADFAPSADAGSHPIFSASFIKRIGEDQYLFSAISTALLLEKDAFEHYRKCAGQTDDTNLTHFFQTLEKWEMRHYDELLRIQKEAEQFYWEANRFEPF from the coding sequence ATGACCCAGAAACAGGAACTACTGGCATCGATCAAGAAAGCGATGCAGGGCGAGAAAGACAGCGTTACGCTGTATGAGAACGCGGCCGCACATGCCACCGACGCAGAGGTGAAAGACTTTTTCACCTCGCGCAGGGAGGAGGAAAGGTTGCATTACAACTATCTGCTGAACTATTACCAGCAAATTTCGGGCGATCTGCAGCCCGCGGATTTTGCCCCATCGGCAGACGCAGGCTCCCATCCGATCTTCTCGGCCAGCTTCATCAAACGGATCGGCGAGGACCAGTATCTCTTTTCGGCGATCTCAACAGCACTGCTGCTGGAAAAGGACGCTTTCGAGCACTATCGGAAATGCGCCGGGCAAACTGACGACACCAATCTGACCCACTTTTTCCAAACCCTGGAAAAATGGGAAATGAGGCACTACGACGAGCTGCTCAGGATCCAAAAGGAAGCGGAGCAATTCTATTGGGAGGCCAACCGGTTCGAGCCTTTTTAA